A genomic segment from Callithrix jacchus isolate 240 chromosome 8, calJac240_pri, whole genome shotgun sequence encodes:
- the DIO3 gene encoding thyroxine 5-deiodinase, which yields MPRQAASRLVVGEGEGSRGASGPAATMLRSLLLHSLRLCAQTASCLVLFPRFLGTAFMLWLLDFLCIRKHFLGRRRRGQPEPDVELNSEGEEVPPDDPPICVSDDNRLCTLASLKAVWHGQKLDFFKQAHEGGPAPNSEVVLPDGFQSRRILDYAQGNRPLVLNFGSCTUPPFMARMSAFQRLVTKYQRDVDFLIIYIEEAHPSDGWVTTDSPYIIPQHRSLEDRVSAAKVLQQGAPGCALVLDTMANSSSSAYGAYFERLYVIQSGTIMYQGGRGPDGYQVSELRTWLERYDEQLHGARPRRV from the coding sequence ATGCCTCGCCAGGCCGCGTCGCGGTTGGTGGTCGGAGAGGGCGAGGGGTCCCGGGGGGCTTCGGGGCCTGCAGCCACCATGCTCCGCTCCCTGCTGCTTCACTCCTTGAGGCTCTGCGCCCAGACCGCCTCGTGCCTCGTGCTCTTCCCGCGCTTCCTCGGCACGGCCTTCATGCTCTGGCTCCTCGATTTCTTGTGTATCCGCAAGCATTTCCTGGGCCGCCGCCGCCGGGGGCAGCCCGAGCCAGATGTGGAGCTCAATAGTGAAGGCGAAGAGGTGCCCCCCGACGACCCGCCCATCTGCGTGTCCGACGACAACCGCCTCTGCACCCTGGCGTCGCTCAAGGCAGTGTGGCATGGCCAGAAGTTGGATTTCTTCAAGCAGGCGCACGAGGGCGGTCCGGCGCCCAACTCCGAGGTGGTTCTGCCTGACGGCTTCCAGAGCCGGCGCATCCTCGACTACGCGCAAGGGAACCGCCCGCTGGTTCTCAATTTCGGCAGCTGCACCTGACCACCATTCATGGCGCGTATGAGCGCCTTCCAGCGCCTCGTCACCAAGTACCAGCGCGACGTCGACTTCCTCATCATCTACATCGAGGAAGCACACCCCTCCGATGGCTGGGTCACCACGGACTCCCCCTACATCATCCCGCAGCACCGGAGCCTGGAGGACCGGGTCAGCGCAGCGAAGGTACTGCAGCAAGGTGCACCCGGCTGCGCTCTGGTCCTTGACACCATGGCCAACTCCAGCAGCTCGGCTTATGGCGCATACTTCGAGCGTCTCTATGTCATCCAGAGTGGCACCATTATGTACCAGGGCGGCCGGGGCCCCGATGGCTACCAGGTGTCTGAGCTGCGTACTTGGTTGGAGCGCTATGATGAGCAGCTGCATGGTGCTCGGCCCCGGAGGGTGTAA
- the LOC128928878 gene encoding uncharacterized protein LOC128928878: MEQEPGTALTAVDMETEPGAGLTAVDMETEPGAGLTAVDMETEPGAGLTAVDMETEPGAGLTAVDMETEPGAALTAVDMETEPGAALTAVDMETEPGAGLTAVDMETEPGAALTAVDMETEPGAALTAVDMETEPGAGLTAVDMETEPGAALTAVDMETEPGAGLTAVDMETEPGAGLTAVDMETEPGAALTAVDMETEPGAGLTAVQVEQEPGAALTAVHVEQEPGAALTAVHVEQESDAALTALFGSPSSAQSSVIGPSNKWGRKFRPENTGL, from the coding sequence ATGGAGCAGGAGCCTGGCACTGCCCTCACTGCTGTGGATATGGAGACAGAGCCTGGCGCTGGCCTCACTGCTGTGGATATGGAGACAGAGCCTGGCGCTGGCCTCACTGCTGTGGATATGGAGACAGAGCCCGGCGCTGGCCTCACTGCTGTGGATATGGAGACAGAGCCTGGCGCTGGCCTCACTGCTGTGGATATGGAGACAGAGCCTGGCGCTGCCCTCACTGCTGTGGATATGGAGACAGAGCCTGGCGCTGCCCTCACTGCTGTGGATATGGAGACAGAGCCTGGCGCTGGCCTCACTGCTGTGGATATGGAGACAGAGCCTGGCGCTGCCCTCACTGCTGTGGATATGGAGACAGAGCCTGGCGCTGCCCTCACTGCTGTGGATATGGAGACAGAGCCTGGCGCTGGCCTCACTGCTGTGGATATGGAGACAGAGCCTGGCGCTGCCCTCACTGCTGTGGATATGGAGACAGAGCCTGGCGCTGGCCTCACTGCTGTGGATATGGAGACAGAGCCTGGCGCTGGCCTCACTGCTGTGGATATGGAGACAGAGCCTGGCGCTGCCCTCACTGCTGTGGATATGGAGACAGAGCCTGGCGCTGGCCTCACTGCTGTGCAGGTGGAGCAGGAGCCTGGCGCTGCCCTCACTGCCGTGCACGTGGAGCAGGAGCCTGGCGCTGCCCTCACTGCCGTGCACGTGGAGCAGGAGTCTGATGCTGCCCTTACTGCTCTGTTTGGCAGCCCGAGCTCTGCCCAGAGCAGCGTGATTGGGCCCAGCAATAAGTGGGGGAGGAAGTTCAGGCCAGAGAACACAGGGCTGTGA